A stretch of the Flavobacterium aquiphilum genome encodes the following:
- a CDS encoding glycoside hydrolase family 16 protein yields MKNNMKVTDLKNKDFLFSSGLFLLILPVYFLLLSCSDGNSTEDTSKAAPSNLSVTATVVGTDAQNPNGDGSGVVNFKLSATNATSYKIVLGNGETKEVTNGSFTYTYTTSGTNTYVLYVSAYNAGQFVSTSLTINVLVGSKLVWADEFNTDGAPDASKWIMQIWDPGNVNNELQSYTNRPENVIVQGGVLKIKAIREKYGKGDFTSARLESNGKFSFKYGKVVIRAKLPTGVGTWPAVWMLGSDIGTAGWPACGEIDILESVGKEPNINHSSLHSPGRSGNTPDTGTINVPNDNTEFHIYTADWTEKYIKFYVDDKLYYTFSNNSTFPFNKDFFLIVNLAMGGNWGGPVDPNFTSSTLEVDYIRVYN; encoded by the coding sequence ATGAAAAATAATATGAAGGTTACAGATTTAAAAAATAAAGATTTCCTGTTCTCTAGTGGTTTGTTTTTACTTATTCTGCCGGTTTATTTTTTGTTATTATCCTGCAGCGATGGGAATAGTACTGAAGATACTTCAAAAGCAGCACCTTCAAACCTTTCGGTAACAGCTACCGTTGTGGGAACAGATGCTCAGAATCCAAATGGAGACGGAAGCGGCGTGGTGAATTTTAAATTATCGGCGACAAATGCAACATCCTATAAAATAGTTCTTGGAAACGGAGAAACAAAGGAAGTGACAAATGGAAGCTTTACTTATACTTATACCACATCAGGAACTAATACTTATGTGTTATATGTATCTGCCTATAATGCTGGTCAGTTTGTCAGTACATCACTAACGATAAATGTTTTGGTTGGATCAAAATTGGTGTGGGCAGATGAGTTCAATACCGATGGTGCTCCGGATGCATCCAAATGGATTATGCAAATTTGGGATCCAGGCAATGTTAACAATGAACTTCAATCGTATACCAATCGTCCAGAAAATGTAATTGTTCAAGGAGGTGTTTTGAAAATAAAAGCGATCAGAGAAAAATACGGAAAGGGTGATTTCACTTCAGCTAGACTAGAAAGTAACGGTAAGTTTTCTTTTAAATACGGTAAAGTAGTGATCAGAGCAAAACTGCCTACCGGAGTTGGAACTTGGCCTGCAGTCTGGATGTTGGGCAGTGATATTGGTACCGCAGGATGGCCAGCATGTGGAGAAATTGACATTTTGGAATCTGTTGGAAAAGAGCCAAATATCAATCATTCATCATTGCATTCTCCCGGACGTTCAGGAAATACTCCTGACACAGGAACTATAAATGTGCCAAATGACAACACCGAATTCCATATTTATACTGCCGATTGGACAGAAAAATATATAAAATTTTATGTAGATGATAAGTTGTATTATACTTTTTCTAATAATTCTACTTTTCCATTTAATAAAGACTTTTTCTTAATAGTGAATTTAGCAATGGGAGGTAATTGGGGAGGTCCTGTAGATCCAAATTTTACATCTTCAACTTTAGAAGTGGATTATATCAGAGTTTATAATTAA
- a CDS encoding glycoside hydrolase family 30 protein — protein sequence MKKITTTALVLASFFVFAQQKNKSQSNPFSTKGKTVEVYTTAESTNLRLSKSENLTFSEQAQPTERQICVFVNPDKTFQSFLGIGGAVTDASAEVFAKLPAAKQQEFLKAYYNKESGIGYTLMRTTIHSSDFSSGSYTYIDEGDTALKTFTIEHDRQFKIPLIKKATEAAGGKIVLYASPWSPPAFMKSNKDMLKGGTLLPEYFQPWANYYAKFVKAYEKEGIPIWGISLQNEPMALQTWESCIFSAEAERDFLKNYLGPTMKKEGLGTKNIIVWDHNRDLMLQRANVIFSDPEASKYAWGMGFHWYETWAKGNQMFENVARVHEAYPNKNLMFTEGCIEKFDTKKYQFWDNGERYGASMINDFNNGTVGWTDWNILLDENGGPNHVGNFCFAPIHADTKTGELIYTPSYYYIGHFSKFIRPEAKRVSTAVSRSSLLSTSFLNKDGKMVTVVMNQSDAEVQYYLCVGNQAAQTTILPNSIQTLVY from the coding sequence ATGAAAAAGATAACCACAACAGCATTAGTACTCGCCAGCTTTTTTGTTTTTGCACAACAAAAAAATAAATCACAATCAAATCCCTTTTCGACAAAAGGAAAAACTGTTGAGGTGTACACAACGGCCGAAAGTACTAATTTAAGATTGTCAAAATCGGAGAATCTTACCTTTTCCGAACAGGCACAACCAACCGAAAGACAAATTTGCGTTTTTGTAAATCCAGACAAAACGTTTCAGTCTTTTCTAGGAATTGGGGGAGCCGTGACGGATGCCAGCGCCGAGGTTTTTGCAAAATTACCTGCTGCAAAACAACAGGAATTCTTAAAAGCCTACTACAACAAAGAAAGTGGAATTGGTTATACTTTGATGCGTACCACAATCCACAGTTCCGATTTTAGTTCGGGGAGTTATACGTATATCGATGAAGGAGATACGGCATTGAAAACCTTTACGATTGAGCATGACAGGCAGTTTAAAATTCCTTTGATCAAAAAAGCGACTGAAGCAGCGGGTGGAAAAATTGTGCTTTATGCCAGTCCATGGAGTCCTCCTGCTTTTATGAAAAGTAATAAAGATATGCTTAAAGGAGGAACATTATTGCCTGAATATTTTCAGCCTTGGGCAAATTATTATGCCAAGTTTGTAAAAGCGTATGAGAAAGAAGGAATCCCAATTTGGGGAATCAGTTTGCAGAACGAGCCAATGGCTTTACAAACTTGGGAGTCCTGTATTTTTAGCGCCGAAGCAGAAAGGGATTTCCTGAAAAACTATCTTGGACCAACAATGAAAAAAGAAGGTTTGGGAACTAAAAATATTATTGTTTGGGATCACAACCGTGATTTAATGTTGCAAAGAGCCAATGTTATTTTCTCTGATCCTGAAGCATCAAAATATGCTTGGGGAATGGGATTTCACTGGTATGAGACTTGGGCTAAAGGGAACCAGATGTTTGAGAATGTGGCAAGGGTGCATGAAGCGTATCCTAACAAAAACTTGATGTTTACTGAAGGTTGTATTGAAAAATTTGATACCAAAAAATACCAATTTTGGGACAACGGAGAGCGTTATGGAGCTTCTATGATTAACGATTTCAATAATGGAACTGTAGGTTGGACAGATTGGAATATTCTTTTGGACGAAAATGGAGGACCTAACCACGTGGGCAACTTTTGTTTTGCTCCAATCCATGCCGATACCAAAACAGGAGAGCTGATTTATACTCCTTCGTATTATTATATTGGGCATTTTTCAAAATTTATTCGTCCAGAGGCCAAAAGAGTGAGTACCGCTGTGAGTAGAAGCAGTCTATTGAGTACTTCTTTTTTGAATAAAGACGGAAAAATGGTAACCGTAGTGATGAACCAAAGCGATGCCGAAGTTCAGTATTATTTATGTGTGGGAAATCAGGCTGCCCAAACTACGATTTTGCCAAATTCGATTCAGACATTGGTGTATTAA
- a CDS encoding acyltransferase family protein — protein sequence MNLPNSKPHYQILDGLRGVAALIVVAFHVFEASATSHLDQIINHGYLAVDFFFLLSGFVIGYAYDDRWNKMSVGDFFKRRLVRLQPMVILGMIIGAICYYFQDSVIWPMIHDMPVWKVILVMLVGCTLIPLPVSMDIRGWTEMHPLNGPGWSLFFEYLANIFYALFVRKFSKGLLTVLVVLSGLALIHLALTSSNGDIIGGWALQPEQLHIGFARMCYPFFAGLLLFRVSKIVSVKNAFFWCSLLLIIILAMPRIGGKESLWANGLYDSLIVIFAFPLIVFLGAGGKPENKFAYKVCKFFGDISYPIYITHYPLVYIYTGWIATNKVPLQDALPVGVVVFFSAIALAYGSLKLYDEPVRKWLRKKVFKSPSLTVAAVAAVSEN from the coding sequence ATGAATTTACCAAACTCAAAACCACATTATCAAATCCTGGATGGCCTTCGGGGTGTTGCCGCTTTGATAGTTGTCGCTTTTCATGTTTTTGAAGCAAGCGCAACCAGCCATTTGGATCAAATCATCAATCATGGTTATTTGGCTGTGGATTTTTTCTTTTTACTTTCGGGATTCGTTATTGGCTATGCCTACGATGATCGTTGGAACAAGATGAGTGTTGGTGACTTTTTTAAAAGAAGATTGGTTCGTTTACAACCAATGGTAATTTTAGGTATGATTATAGGAGCAATCTGTTATTATTTTCAGGATTCCGTTATTTGGCCGATGATTCACGACATGCCTGTGTGGAAAGTGATACTGGTAATGCTGGTAGGATGCACGCTTATTCCTTTGCCTGTATCTATGGATATAAGAGGTTGGACAGAAATGCATCCGTTAAACGGTCCGGGCTGGTCTTTGTTCTTTGAATATTTGGCCAACATATTTTATGCTTTGTTCGTTCGCAAGTTTTCAAAGGGCTTGTTGACGGTTTTGGTTGTTCTTTCAGGATTGGCTTTGATTCACCTGGCTTTGACGAGTTCAAACGGAGATATTATAGGAGGCTGGGCGTTGCAGCCGGAACAGTTGCATATTGGGTTTGCCAGAATGTGTTATCCGTTTTTTGCTGGGTTATTGTTATTTAGAGTGAGCAAAATAGTATCTGTAAAAAATGCTTTTTTTTGGTGTAGTTTACTTTTGATAATTATTCTCGCGATGCCAAGAATTGGCGGAAAAGAATCACTTTGGGCAAATGGGCTTTACGATTCTTTGATAGTGATTTTTGCATTTCCGTTAATTGTTTTCCTTGGAGCGGGAGGCAAACCCGAAAATAAATTTGCCTATAAAGTGTGTAAATTTTTCGGAGACATTTCCTATCCAATTTATATCACTCACTATCCTTTAGTTTACATTTACACAGGTTGGATAGCAACAAATAAAGTTCCATTGCAGGATGCTTTGCCAGTTGGAGTTGTAGTGTTCTTTTCTGCGATAGCATTGGCTTATGGTTCATTAAAACTATACGATGAACCGGTGCGAAAATGGTTGAGAAAAAAAGTGTTTAAAAGCCCATCATTGACGGTAGCAGCTGTTGCAGCCGTTTCAGAAAACTAA
- a CDS encoding dihydrofolate reductase family protein, whose product MRRIIVLSFISLDGVIQAPGGPEEDTSGGFKYGGWTASYGDEVFEKIIQKELEPADLLLGRKTFDIWESYWPQHADYWPGINEVTKYVLSSTVESSNWENCVFLKDLEDIKKLKNSEGSDIKVWGSSRLVQLLLKNDLVDELWLKIYPLTLGEGKKLFDEGTIPAAFAVVESTVTPSGVIFVNYKRAGDIVTGTVGA is encoded by the coding sequence ATGAGAAGAATAATCGTTTTGTCATTTATTTCACTGGATGGAGTAATACAGGCACCTGGCGGGCCGGAGGAGGATACATCAGGTGGTTTTAAATATGGCGGTTGGACGGCATCGTATGGCGATGAAGTTTTTGAAAAAATCATTCAAAAAGAGTTGGAACCTGCCGATCTTCTTTTGGGCAGAAAAACATTTGATATCTGGGAATCCTATTGGCCTCAACATGCTGATTATTGGCCGGGAATCAATGAGGTTACCAAATACGTTTTGTCCTCTACCGTTGAAAGTTCTAATTGGGAAAACTGTGTTTTTTTGAAAGACTTGGAGGATATCAAAAAACTGAAAAACTCAGAAGGTTCGGATATAAAAGTTTGGGGAAGCAGCAGGCTTGTTCAGTTGTTGTTGAAGAATGATTTGGTGGACGAACTTTGGCTCAAAATTTACCCATTGACGCTTGGTGAAGGGAAAAAACTGTTTGACGAAGGCACGATTCCGGCAGCTTTTGCTGTTGTCGAAAGCACCGTTACGCCAAGCGGAGTGATTTTTGTAAATTATAAACGAGCAGGAGATATTGTGACTGGAACTGTTGGGGCTTGA
- a CDS encoding cellulase family glycosylhydrolase, protein MKKIIVFSFMCFAMASNGQGFLHRDGQKIVDGNGKNIVLRGLGLGGWMVQEGYMIQTGAFAGPQYKIKQKITDVIGEKNTEEFYKAYKANGITKRDIDSLAAWGFNSIRLPMHYNLYTPAIQAEKDGQITWLEEGFKMTDDLLNWCAANKIYLILDLHATPGGQGKDAAISDYDASKPSLWESAANQDKMVALWEKLAQRYKDNPWIGGYDIINEPNWNFTGTNQNGCDETSNAPLRALQLRLTKAIRAIDPNHMVIIEGNCWGNNYNGIFPLWDENMALSFHKYWNKNDMASIETMVNYRTQYNVPIWLGESGENSNVWFEEAISLMESNNIGWAFWPMKKIENLAGVTSVTKAPNYDKLLDYWKNGGVKPNQDFAKKVLMQSAENYKMENLTIRRDVVDAMFRQVQTNDTKKYKNHVIPGKVFATEFDLGQNGYAYSDKDVANYDGTKFSPWNKGGKMRNDGVDIQTCTDKITNGFQVSFIEEGEWLQFTVDVKAQGNFNVEVRYSSEKTGGKLHLEQDGKKISETAELPVTGGQSVWKTIVLKNVALKQGMNKIRVHFDGGNFNLNYLEFKKTK, encoded by the coding sequence ATGAAAAAAATAATAGTATTTTCCTTCATGTGCTTTGCTATGGCCTCAAACGGGCAGGGATTTTTGCACAGGGATGGACAAAAAATCGTAGATGGAAACGGTAAAAATATCGTTTTGCGAGGATTAGGATTGGGAGGCTGGATGGTTCAGGAAGGCTACATGATTCAAACTGGTGCCTTTGCTGGACCCCAGTATAAAATCAAACAAAAAATTACAGATGTAATCGGTGAAAAAAACACCGAAGAATTCTATAAAGCTTATAAAGCAAACGGAATAACAAAGAGAGATATTGATTCTTTAGCGGCTTGGGGATTTAACTCCATCCGGTTGCCAATGCATTATAATTTATACACTCCGGCTATTCAAGCAGAAAAAGATGGGCAGATTACCTGGCTGGAGGAAGGTTTTAAAATGACTGACGATTTATTGAACTGGTGTGCTGCCAATAAAATATATTTAATTCTTGACTTGCATGCAACTCCTGGAGGACAAGGAAAAGATGCTGCAATATCCGACTACGATGCTTCAAAACCATCGCTTTGGGAGAGTGCTGCAAATCAGGATAAAATGGTGGCACTTTGGGAAAAATTGGCGCAACGCTACAAAGACAATCCATGGATTGGGGGGTATGATATTATCAATGAACCCAACTGGAATTTTACAGGAACAAACCAAAATGGTTGCGACGAAACATCAAATGCTCCATTGAGAGCTTTGCAGCTGAGGCTTACCAAAGCGATCCGTGCCATTGATCCGAATCACATGGTTATCATAGAAGGAAACTGCTGGGGGAATAATTACAACGGAATATTCCCGCTTTGGGATGAGAATATGGCTTTGAGTTTCCACAAATACTGGAATAAAAATGACATGGCATCGATCGAAACGATGGTAAACTACAGAACTCAATATAATGTTCCTATTTGGTTGGGAGAAAGCGGTGAGAACTCAAATGTGTGGTTTGAGGAAGCTATCTCATTGATGGAATCGAATAATATTGGTTGGGCTTTTTGGCCGATGAAAAAGATTGAAAACCTTGCTGGTGTAACATCGGTCACAAAAGCTCCAAACTATGATAAACTATTAGATTATTGGAAAAATGGTGGTGTAAAACCAAATCAGGATTTTGCAAAAAAAGTATTGATGCAATCCGCTGAGAACTATAAAATGGAGAACCTGACCATCAGACGTGATGTAGTTGATGCGATGTTCAGACAGGTACAAACCAATGACACCAAAAAGTATAAAAATCATGTGATTCCCGGAAAAGTTTTTGCAACCGAATTTGATTTGGGGCAAAACGGTTACGCGTATTCTGATAAAGACGTGGCTAATTATGATGGAACAAAATTTAGCCCCTGGAATAAGGGAGGCAAAATGCGAAACGATGGTGTAGATATCCAGACCTGTACGGACAAAATAACCAATGGTTTCCAAGTCTCCTTTATTGAAGAGGGCGAATGGCTGCAATTTACGGTCGATGTAAAAGCCCAAGGTAATTTTAATGTTGAAGTTCGCTATTCGAGCGAAAAAACCGGAGGGAAATTACACTTGGAACAGGACGGAAAGAAAATTTCGGAAACAGCGGAATTACCTGTTACCGGAGGGCAATCAGTTTGGAAAACGATTGTACTTAAAAATGTAGCACTTAAACAAGGAATGAATAAAATCCGCGTTCATTTTGACGGAGGAAATTTTAACCTTAATTATTTGGAGTTTAAAAAAACGAAATAA
- a CDS encoding glycoside hydrolase family 30 protein, which yields MKKIHQLTKLFFIMAFSFLHISCSSSNDGGDSPNPTPNPTPPVVKNEVDFWLTKGNQTVLLQKQTGILAFGNGFNIYPSIEVSESDTFQTVDGFGFTLTGGSAQVINKMTASKKQELLQELFGSGANSIGLSYLRMSIGASDLNATPFTYDDMPTGQTDVNLTNFSLAPDMADVIPLLKEILAINPNIKIMGSPWSAPVWMKDNNNFMGGSLQPQYYGVYAQYFVKFIQKMKAEGIVIDAITPQNEPLHGGNNPSMLMTALQQADFIKNNLGPAFRSANITTKIITYDHNCDNPQYPITVLKDAAAYPFVTGSAFHLYGGDISALSTVHNAYPEKDVYFTEQYTSSSGAFDGDLKWQIKNVIIGSMRNWSKTALQWNLANDGGFGPHTDGGCTVCKGAVTINGTESVTRNVGYYIAAHASKFVPAGSVRISSNVSGNLYNVAFKTPEGKKVLLVVNDGNAAELFNIKYNGKWITTSLDAGAVGTYVW from the coding sequence ATGAAAAAAATACATCAATTGACAAAGCTATTTTTCATAATGGCTTTTTCATTCCTGCATATCAGTTGTTCCTCTTCCAATGATGGAGGGGATTCACCTAATCCAACTCCAAACCCAACACCGCCAGTAGTAAAAAATGAAGTTGATTTTTGGCTAACAAAAGGAAATCAAACTGTACTTCTGCAAAAACAAACTGGGATTTTGGCTTTTGGTAATGGATTTAATATTTATCCAAGCATCGAAGTAAGTGAAAGTGATACTTTTCAAACAGTTGATGGTTTTGGATTTACGTTGACTGGAGGCAGTGCGCAGGTAATCAATAAAATGACGGCATCGAAAAAGCAAGAATTATTGCAGGAATTATTTGGTTCTGGAGCAAATTCAATTGGGTTGAGTTACTTAAGAATGAGTATTGGAGCTTCAGATTTGAATGCTACTCCTTTCACTTATGATGATATGCCGACTGGACAAACCGATGTCAATTTGACTAATTTCAGTCTGGCTCCTGATATGGCTGATGTTATTCCTTTATTGAAAGAAATCCTGGCAATTAACCCTAACATCAAAATAATGGGTTCACCTTGGTCTGCACCGGTTTGGATGAAAGACAACAATAATTTTATGGGGGGAAGTTTACAGCCTCAATATTACGGGGTGTATGCACAATACTTCGTGAAATTTATTCAAAAAATGAAAGCTGAAGGAATAGTGATTGACGCTATTACTCCTCAAAACGAACCTTTGCACGGAGGCAATAACCCGAGCATGCTTATGACTGCCTTGCAACAGGCTGATTTTATAAAAAATAATTTAGGACCTGCATTTAGATCTGCCAATATTACCACAAAAATAATTACTTATGACCATAATTGCGATAATCCCCAATATCCAATTACGGTTCTAAAAGATGCGGCAGCCTACCCTTTTGTGACAGGATCGGCCTTTCATTTATATGGAGGCGATATTAGTGCACTTTCTACCGTACATAATGCTTACCCGGAAAAGGATGTTTACTTTACAGAACAGTACACTTCCTCTTCAGGTGCTTTTGATGGTGATTTAAAATGGCAGATCAAAAATGTAATTATTGGCTCCATGAGAAATTGGAGTAAAACTGCTCTGCAATGGAATCTTGCGAATGACGGTGGCTTCGGACCTCATACAGACGGAGGATGTACAGTGTGTAAAGGAGCAGTAACAATAAACGGTACCGAATCGGTGACACGAAACGTAGGGTATTATATTGCTGCCCATGCATCCAAATTTGTACCTGCAGGTTCCGTAAGGATTTCCAGCAACGTAAGTGGCAATTTGTATAATGTCGCTTTCAAAACTCCGGAAGGGAAAAAGGTTTTGTTAGTTGTAAATGACGGCAACGCTGCTGAATTATTCAATATTAAATACAATGGAAAATGGATTACTACTTCGCTCGATGCCGGAGCAGTAGGAACTTATGTTTGGTAG
- a CDS encoding PKD domain-containing protein has product MKKIKFIFSLVALMAVAISCSVEGISNDTSLPGAGSANAAVRLDITNDNSGNVKITPTGDGATSFTVEYGHGTGGPVTVSPGASTTHSYPEGNYTVKVTAVSISGSTTETTAPLKVVYRAPENLEITTADEMKVSAKAMYAKSFLVYYGDVANEVGTPMAIGQVLPAHTYPAAGGPFVLKVVALSGGAAKTEGTKALFGVPIDFENASVDYFFGTFGDVTFSKTANPSATGLNTSAMVGKYTKPVGKPSWSGTYSPLNIPINFNYGKKIKVLAYNPDPANIGKKLNVELEWAVGGTPANGVAVQKAAFTTSGAWEELVFDYSAIAGIPAGTKFTQLVLRFNDSADGAGEVIYIDNIRLTN; this is encoded by the coding sequence ATGAAAAAGATAAAATTTATATTCAGCCTTGTCGCTTTGATGGCTGTTGCCATAAGTTGTTCGGTAGAGGGTATTAGTAATGATACTTCTTTGCCAGGGGCTGGTTCTGCTAATGCTGCCGTAAGGTTAGACATTACAAATGACAATTCCGGAAATGTAAAAATAACTCCAACTGGAGATGGTGCAACATCATTTACAGTGGAATATGGTCATGGCACTGGTGGTCCTGTAACGGTCTCACCGGGAGCAAGTACAACTCACTCTTATCCGGAAGGGAACTATACGGTAAAAGTTACTGCTGTTTCCATTTCTGGAAGTACAACAGAAACAACTGCTCCTTTGAAAGTGGTTTATAGAGCTCCTGAAAATTTGGAGATAACTACAGCTGATGAGATGAAAGTGAGTGCTAAAGCTATGTATGCTAAATCATTCTTAGTGTATTATGGAGATGTTGCCAATGAAGTTGGGACTCCAATGGCTATAGGTCAAGTGTTACCTGCTCATACTTATCCAGCAGCTGGAGGACCTTTTGTTTTGAAAGTAGTAGCTCTAAGTGGAGGTGCGGCTAAAACTGAAGGAACTAAAGCATTGTTCGGAGTTCCTATTGACTTTGAAAATGCTTCAGTAGATTACTTTTTTGGAACTTTTGGAGATGTGACTTTCTCTAAAACTGCAAATCCAAGTGCAACTGGATTGAACACCAGCGCAATGGTTGGTAAATACACTAAACCAGTAGGAAAGCCTTCATGGAGCGGCACTTACAGCCCGCTGAATATTCCAATTAATTTTAATTATGGTAAAAAAATTAAAGTGTTGGCCTATAATCCTGATCCGGCAAATATTGGTAAAAAATTAAATGTAGAATTGGAATGGGCTGTTGGCGGAACACCTGCAAATGGTGTTGCGGTACAAAAGGCGGCATTTACCACTTCTGGAGCCTGGGAAGAATTAGTATTCGATTATAGTGCTATTGCTGGAATACCGGCAGGGACTAAGTTTACTCAACTTGTTTTAAGATTTAATGATTCGGCTGATGGAGCTGGTGAAGTTATTTATATCGATAATATCAGATTAACTAATTAG
- a CDS encoding glycoside hydrolase family 3 N-terminal domain-containing protein has product MKKSITLAFVFASVFAFSQQQSIDQKVDALLKQMTLEEKIGQLNQYTGDNTATGPITINANKQNEIKKGLIGSMLNIMGTKYTRQYQELAMQSRLKIPLLFGLDVIHGYKTTFPIPLAEAASWDLTAIELAARVAATEAAASGIHWTFAPMVDIARDPRWGRVMEGAGEDTYLGSKIAYARVKGFQGNLGDVNSVMACAKHFAAYGAAVGGRDYNSVDMSNRMLWETYLPPFKAAVDAGAATFMNSFNDLNGIPASANNYLLRDILKGKWNFQGFVVSDWGSIGEMVNHGYVKDKKEAALASITAGSDMDMESNAYRYNLEQLVKENKVPVALIDDAVKRILHKKFELGLFDDPYKFCSPEREQKEMNNPEHTKAAREIAAKSIVLLKNQQDVLPLSKGLKTIAFIGPMVKPKRDNHGFWAVDVKGIDSTYIVSQWEGLENKVGKRTKILYAKGCGVEDKSKEGFADALNVASQAEVIILSIGENFNKSGEAKSKSNLHLPGVQEELVKELQKTGKPIVILINAGRPLVFDWIADNMPTIVYTWWLGSEAGNAIADVLFGDYNPSGKLPMSFPRTEGQIPIYYNHFNTGRPSINEDKIYKSAYIDLPTTPKFPFGYGLSYTAFEYSDLKLSKKTMKNNETITVSVNVKNTGSVKGEEVVQLYLRDKVGSVVRPVIELKDFQKITLNRGETKTIEFTIDNQKLSFYNNALEFVSEPGDFDLMIGSSSADIRLRDSFELVK; this is encoded by the coding sequence ATGAAGAAATCAATAACACTGGCATTCGTGTTCGCATCGGTTTTTGCCTTTTCACAACAACAAAGCATTGATCAAAAAGTGGATGCTTTGCTGAAACAAATGACACTCGAAGAGAAAATTGGTCAGCTTAATCAGTACACAGGCGATAATACTGCCACAGGGCCAATTACCATTAACGCCAACAAGCAAAACGAAATCAAAAAAGGCTTGATAGGTTCGATGCTGAATATTATGGGGACTAAATATACCCGACAGTATCAAGAATTAGCAATGCAATCCCGATTGAAAATTCCTTTGTTGTTTGGTTTGGATGTAATTCATGGTTATAAAACTACTTTCCCAATCCCGTTGGCCGAAGCGGCAAGTTGGGATTTGACAGCGATAGAACTTGCGGCAAGAGTTGCTGCGACCGAAGCTGCTGCTTCCGGGATTCACTGGACATTTGCGCCAATGGTCGATATTGCCCGTGACCCACGCTGGGGAAGGGTGATGGAAGGAGCCGGAGAAGATACTTATTTGGGTTCAAAAATTGCTTATGCCAGAGTTAAAGGATTTCAAGGGAATTTGGGCGACGTGAATTCGGTTATGGCTTGCGCCAAACATTTTGCCGCTTACGGAGCTGCTGTTGGTGGACGTGATTATAACTCGGTTGATATGAGTAACAGAATGCTTTGGGAAACCTATTTACCTCCTTTCAAAGCTGCTGTTGATGCCGGTGCAGCCACTTTTATGAATTCGTTTAATGATCTTAACGGAATACCGGCGAGTGCCAACAATTATTTGCTTCGTGACATTTTGAAAGGAAAATGGAATTTTCAGGGATTTGTGGTTTCCGATTGGGGTTCGATTGGTGAAATGGTAAATCATGGTTATGTAAAAGACAAGAAAGAAGCCGCTTTAGCCTCAATAACCGCAGGAAGCGACATGGATATGGAGAGCAATGCTTATCGATATAATTTGGAACAATTGGTAAAAGAAAATAAAGTACCGGTTGCTTTGATTGATGATGCTGTAAAAAGAATTTTGCATAAGAAATTCGAATTGGGATTGTTTGACGATCCATATAAATTTTGCAGCCCGGAGCGTGAACAAAAGGAAATGAACAATCCGGAGCATACTAAAGCAGCAAGAGAAATAGCAGCAAAAAGTATTGTGTTGTTGAAGAATCAACAAGACGTTTTGCCTCTTTCCAAAGGTTTGAAAACAATTGCTTTTATCGGGCCAATGGTGAAACCTAAAAGAGATAATCACGGGTTTTGGGCTGTTGACGTAAAAGGAATTGATTCGACTTACATCGTTTCCCAATGGGAAGGTTTGGAAAATAAAGTAGGTAAAAGAACCAAAATTTTATACGCCAAAGGATGTGGTGTTGAGGATAAAAGTAAAGAAGGTTTTGCTGATGCACTGAATGTTGCCAGTCAAGCTGAGGTTATTATTTTGAGTATTGGGGAAAATTTCAACAAAAGCGGGGAAGCCAAAAGTAAAAGCAATTTGCACTTGCCTGGAGTTCAGGAAGAGTTGGTGAAAGAACTTCAAAAAACCGGAAAACCTATTGTTATTTTAATTAATGCCGGAAGACCGCTTGTCTTTGATTGGATTGCCGACAATATGCCAACGATTGTTTATACCTGGTGGTTAGGTTCTGAAGCGGGCAATGCCATAGCCGATGTACTTTTTGGGGATTACAACCCATCTGGAAAATTACCAATGTCATTCCCTAGAACCGAAGGACAAATCCCAATTTATTACAATCATTTCAATACGGGAAGGCCTTCTATAAATGAAGATAAAATCTATAAATCAGCTTATATTGATTTACCGACTACTCCAAAATTCCCTTTCGGATACGGATTGAGCTATACGGCTTTTGAGTATTCTGATTTGAAGTTGTCCAAAAAAACAATGAAAAACAATGAAACGATTACAGTTTCGGTTAATGTAAAAAACACTGGAAGTGTAAAAGGAGAAGAGGTAGTTCAATTGTATTTGAGAGACAAAGTAGGCTCGGTGGTGCGTCCGGTAATTGAGTTGAAAGATTTCCAAAAAATCACTTTGAACAGAGGAGAAACCAAAACAATTGAGTTCACGATTGACAATCAAAAATTGTCGTTTTACAATAATGCATTGGAATTTGTTTCGGAGCCGGGTGATTTTGATTTGATGATTGGCTCATCTTCAGCTGATATTCGTTTGAGGGACAGTTTTGAATTAGTGAAATAA